A genome region from Pseudomonas anguilliseptica includes the following:
- the ccoP gene encoding cytochrome-c oxidase, cbb3-type subunit III: MTTFWSWYVTILSLGTIFALTWLIFGTRKGQREETTEETVGHSFDGIEEFDNPLPKWWFMLFVGTIIFALGYLALYPGLGNWKGLLPGYDYLDTEAKTPFATNIEIAGGVERNAGWTGVHQWEKEMAKAEGQYGPIFAKYAAMPIEQVAQDEQALKMGGRLFASNCSVCHGSDAKGAYGFPNLTDNDWLYGGEPETIKTTIMAGRQGMMPAQLDALGEEGIRNVAGYIRSLSGLKNPEGIAVDLAAGQDIFATTCAVCHGAEGKGQQAMGAPNLTDKTWLYGSSFAQVQQTLRYGRNGKMPAQADFLGNDKVHLLAAYVYSLSQGKTEK, encoded by the coding sequence ATGACCACGTTCTGGAGTTGGTACGTAACCATTCTGTCTCTGGGCACCATCTTTGCCCTGACCTGGCTGATCTTCGGCACCCGCAAGGGCCAGCGCGAAGAAACCACCGAAGAAACCGTCGGCCATTCCTTCGACGGTATCGAAGAGTTCGACAACCCGCTGCCCAAGTGGTGGTTCATGCTGTTTGTCGGCACCATCATCTTTGCCCTTGGCTATCTGGCGCTCTACCCGGGCCTGGGTAACTGGAAAGGTTTGCTGCCAGGCTACGACTACCTCGACACCGAAGCCAAAACGCCCTTCGCCACCAATATCGAAATTGCTGGTGGTGTAGAGCGCAACGCAGGCTGGACCGGCGTACACCAGTGGGAAAAGGAAATGGCCAAGGCTGAAGGCCAATATGGCCCGATCTTCGCCAAATATGCCGCCATGCCGATCGAACAAGTGGCCCAGGACGAGCAAGCGTTGAAAATGGGCGGCCGCCTGTTTGCCTCCAACTGCTCGGTCTGCCACGGCTCCGACGCCAAGGGTGCCTATGGCTTCCCCAACCTGACCGACAACGACTGGCTGTACGGCGGCGAGCCGGAAACCATCAAGACCACCATCATGGCTGGTCGTCAGGGCATGATGCCTGCGCAGCTCGATGCACTGGGCGAGGAAGGTATCCGCAACGTGGCTGGCTACATCCGTAGCCTCTCCGGCTTGAAAAACCCGGAAGGTATCGCGGTTGACCTTGCCGCAGGTCAAGACATCTTCGCGACGACTTGTGCAGTCTGTCATGGCGCTGAAGGTAAGGGCCAACAGGCCATGGGCGCACCCAACCTGACCGACAAAACCTGGCTCTACGGCTCCAGTTTCGCTCAGGTACAACAAACTCTGCGCTATGGCCGTAACGGCAAGATGCCAGCCCAGGCTGACTTCCTGGGCAACGATAAGGTGCATCTGCTGGCGGCTTACGTGTACAGCCTGTCGCAAGGTAAAACCGAGAAGTAA
- a CDS encoding cbb3-type cytochrome oxidase subunit 3 yields the protein MDIGMIRGIGTAVVFVAFIGVVLWAYSSKRKSSFDEAANLPFADDPKPTERDEQSSRSNNQ from the coding sequence ATGGATATCGGGATGATTCGCGGCATAGGCACAGCAGTGGTATTCGTCGCCTTTATTGGCGTGGTGCTCTGGGCCTACAGCAGCAAGCGTAAATCCAGTTTCGACGAGGCCGCTAACCTGCCCTTCGCCGACGATCCCAAACCCACTGAGCGTGACGAGCAATCTTCCAGGAGCAATAACCAATGA
- the ccoO gene encoding cytochrome-c oxidase, cbb3-type subunit II, with amino-acid sequence MRHEILEKNIGLMALMMVLAVSIGGLTQIVPLFFQDVTNEPVAGLKPYTALQLEGRDIYIREGCVGCHSQMIRPFRAETERYGHYSVAGESVYDHPFLWGSKRTGPDLARVGGRYSDEWHRAHLYNPRNVVPESKMPAYPWLVESTLDGQDTPAKMKALSLLGVPYSDEDIAGATAAVKGKSEMDAMVAYLQVLGIAVKNKR; translated from the coding sequence ATGAGACACGAAATACTCGAGAAGAATATCGGCCTGATGGCGCTGATGATGGTGCTGGCCGTGAGTATCGGCGGCCTGACGCAGATCGTCCCGCTGTTCTTCCAGGACGTTACCAATGAGCCGGTGGCCGGTCTCAAGCCCTACACCGCGCTGCAACTGGAAGGCCGCGACATCTATATCCGCGAGGGCTGTGTCGGCTGTCATTCGCAGATGATTCGCCCGTTCCGCGCCGAAACCGAGCGCTATGGCCACTACTCGGTAGCCGGTGAAAGCGTTTATGACCACCCCTTCCTCTGGGGCTCCAAACGCACCGGGCCGGACCTGGCTCGGGTAGGCGGCCGCTACTCGGATGAATGGCACCGCGCGCACCTGTACAACCCGCGCAACGTGGTGCCGGAGTCGAAAATGCCCGCTTACCCATGGCTAGTGGAAAGCACCCTGGATGGCCAAGACACCCCGGCCAAGATGAAGGCCCTGAGCCTGCTAGGCGTGCCCTACAGCGATGAGGACATTGCCGGCGCCACCGCAGCTGTAAAAGGCAAGAGCGAGATGGACGCCATGGTTGCCTACCTGCAAGTGCTCGGCATTGCCGTAAAGAACAAGAGGTAG
- the ccoO gene encoding cytochrome-c oxidase, cbb3-type subunit II, giving the protein MKHEIIEKNIGLMALLMVLAVSIGGLTQIVPLFFQDVTNEPVEGLKPYTALQLEGRDVYIANGCVGCHSQMIRPFRAETERYGHYSVAGESVWDHPFLWGSKRTGPDLARVGGRYSDEWQRAHLYNPRNVVPESKMPAYPWLVEHKLDGKDTAKKMEIMRGFGIPYTDEDIAGAQDAVKGKTEMDAIVAYLQVLGTSIKNKR; this is encoded by the coding sequence ATGAAACACGAAATCATTGAGAAGAATATCGGCCTGATGGCGCTGCTGATGGTTCTGGCCGTCAGCATCGGCGGTCTGACTCAAATCGTTCCGCTGTTTTTCCAGGACGTTACCAATGAGCCGGTGGAAGGCCTCAAGCCTTACACCGCGCTGCAACTGGAAGGCCGCGATGTGTACATCGCCAACGGCTGCGTCGGCTGCCACTCGCAGATGATTCGTCCGTTCCGTGCTGAAACCGAACGTTACGGCCACTACTCGGTAGCCGGTGAAAGCGTCTGGGACCACCCGTTCCTGTGGGGTTCCAAGCGTACCGGCCCGGACCTGGCCCGTGTTGGCGGCCGCTACTCGGATGAATGGCAGCGTGCGCACCTGTACAACCCGCGCAACGTGGTGCCTGAGTCGAAGATGCCGGCGTATCCATGGCTGGTCGAGCACAAGCTCGACGGCAAGGACACCGCCAAGAAGATGGAAATCATGCGTGGCTTTGGCATTCCCTACACCGATGAAGACATCGCAGGGGCCCAGGACGCAGTAAAAGGCAAGACCGAAATGGACGCCATCGTTGCGTACCTGCAGGTTCTCGGCACTTCCATCAAGAACAAACGGTAA
- a CDS encoding cbb3-type cytochrome oxidase subunit 3 produces MSFDFIDIGTLRGIGTALVLLSFVCVTLWAYSGKRRPAFDEAALLPFADEPKLAAPRSKTP; encoded by the coding sequence ATGTCATTCGACTTTATTGATATAGGCACCCTGCGCGGCATCGGCACGGCACTGGTTCTGCTGTCGTTTGTCTGCGTCACCCTGTGGGCTTACAGCGGCAAGCGCCGCCCGGCGTTCGATGAGGCCGCCTTACTGCCCTTTGCCGATGAACCCAAGCTGGCTGCACCAAGGAGCAAGACCCCATGA
- the ccoG gene encoding cytochrome c oxidase accessory protein CcoG, giving the protein MSAQIPVKDVTPAPAKVEVVDLYANREKIYTRSFTGIFRNLRMLGGAALFLLYFGTVWLTWNGRQAVWWNLPERKFYIFGSTYWPQDFVLLSALLIIAAFGLFFITVFAGRVWCGYTCPQSVFTWVFMWAEKVTEGDRNQRMKLDKAPMTTQKFLRKLAKHGIWVGVSLVTAITFVGYFTPIRELIPELFTLEASGWALFWVGFFTLATYGNAGYLREQVCIYMCPYARFQSVMFDQDTLIVSYDPRRGESRGPRKKDADYKAQGLGDCIDCKMCVHVCPTGIDIRDGLQIECIGCAACIDACDSIMEKMNYPKGLISYTTEHNLSGQKTHLVRPRLIGYAVALTAMFCVFAWAIADRSLVELDVLKDRVLYRENEEGRIENVYTLKIMNKAQHDVTYLIEADGLDGLVYEGKREIKAIAGEVLSLPVELSIEPEKLPSSTNEITFRLHSADDPSIKTDAASRFIGPSVR; this is encoded by the coding sequence ATGAGTGCACAGATTCCAGTTAAAGACGTCACCCCTGCCCCGGCCAAGGTCGAAGTTGTCGACCTGTACGCCAACCGCGAAAAAATCTACACCCGCTCCTTCACCGGCATCTTCCGCAACCTGCGCATGCTCGGTGGCGCAGCCCTCTTCCTGTTGTACTTCGGCACCGTATGGTTGACCTGGAATGGCCGTCAGGCCGTCTGGTGGAACCTGCCGGAGCGCAAGTTCTATATTTTCGGCTCCACCTACTGGCCGCAGGACTTCGTCCTGCTCTCGGCGCTGTTGATCATCGCCGCCTTCGGCCTGTTCTTTATCACTGTGTTCGCCGGCCGCGTGTGGTGCGGCTACACCTGTCCGCAAAGCGTGTTCACCTGGGTCTTCATGTGGGCGGAAAAGGTCACCGAAGGTGATCGCAACCAGCGCATGAAGCTCGACAAGGCACCGATGACCACGCAGAAATTTCTGCGCAAGCTGGCCAAGCACGGCATCTGGGTCGGCGTATCGCTGGTCACCGCGATTACCTTCGTCGGCTACTTCACACCGATTCGCGAACTGATCCCGGAACTTTTCACCCTTGAGGCCAGTGGCTGGGCACTGTTCTGGGTCGGCTTCTTTACCCTGGCCACCTATGGCAACGCCGGCTACCTGCGCGAACAGGTGTGCATCTATATGTGCCCCTACGCACGCTTCCAGAGCGTGATGTTCGACCAGGACACCCTGATCGTTTCCTATGACCCGCGTCGTGGCGAATCCCGTGGCCCGCGCAAGAAGGACGCCGACTACAAGGCCCAGGGCCTGGGTGACTGCATCGACTGCAAGATGTGCGTACACGTCTGCCCTACCGGCATCGATATCCGCGACGGTTTGCAGATCGAATGCATCGGCTGCGCCGCCTGTATCGACGCCTGCGACAGCATCATGGAGAAAATGAACTACCCGAAAGGGCTGATCAGCTACACCACCGAACACAATCTGTCCGGGCAAAAAACCCATCTGGTGCGCCCGCGCCTGATCGGTTATGCAGTGGCGCTGACCGCCATGTTCTGCGTCTTCGCCTGGGCCATTGCCGACCGTTCGCTGGTGGAACTGGATGTGCTCAAGGACCGCGTGCTCTACCGCGAAAACGAAGAAGGCCGGATCGAGAATGTCTACACCCTGAAGATCATGAACAAGGCCCAGCACGACGTGACCTACCTGATCGAAGCCGATGGCCTCGACGGTCTGGTGTACGAAGGCAAGCGCGAGATCAAGGCAATCGCTGGCGAGGTGCTGTCGCTGCCAGTCGAGTTGTCCATCGAGCCGGAAAAATTACCTTCGAGCACCAATGAAATCACCTTCCGCCTGCACTCGGCGGATGACCCAAGCATCAAAACCGACGCCGCCAGCCGCTTTATCGGCCCGAGCGTGCGCTGA
- the ccoN gene encoding cytochrome-c oxidase, cbb3-type subunit I — MSTAISQTAYNYKVVRQFAVMTVIWGVIGMALGVFIAAQLVWPELNLGMEWTSFGRLRPLHTNAVIFAFGGCALFATSYYVVQRTCQTRLVSDGLAAFTFWGWQAVIVAAVITLPMGFTGSKEYAELEWPIDILLGIVWITYAVVFFGTIVKRKTKHIYVGNWFYGAFILVTAMLHIVNSAAVPVSLFKSYSAYAGATDAMIQWWYGHNAVGFFLTTGFLGMMYYFVPKQAERPIYSYRLSIVHFWALITLYIWAGPHHLHYTALPDWAQSLGMAMSIILLAPSWGGMINGMMSLSGAWHKLRTDPILRFLVVSLAFYGMSTFEGPMMAIKTVNALSHYTDWTIGHVHAGALGWVAMISIGALYHLLPKVFGRPQMHSVGLINAHFWLATIGTVLYIASMWVNGITQGLMWRAVNEDGTLTYSFVEALEASHPGYVVRMIGGAFFVAGMLLMAYNTYRTVRAAKASEYEAAAQIPAGVAH, encoded by the coding sequence ATGAGCACAGCAATCAGTCAGACTGCTTATAACTACAAGGTGGTTCGCCAGTTCGCCGTAATGACGGTGATTTGGGGAGTCATTGGCATGGCTCTAGGTGTTTTCATCGCCGCGCAACTCGTGTGGCCTGAACTCAACCTGGGCATGGAATGGACGAGCTTCGGCCGTCTGCGTCCGCTACACACCAACGCGGTAATCTTCGCCTTCGGCGGTTGCGCGCTGTTCGCCACGTCTTATTACGTGGTCCAGCGGACCTGCCAGACGCGCCTGGTTTCCGATGGTCTGGCTGCTTTCACCTTCTGGGGCTGGCAAGCAGTGATCGTTGCTGCGGTGATCACCCTGCCAATGGGTTTCACCGGTTCCAAGGAATACGCTGAGCTGGAGTGGCCAATCGATATCCTTCTGGGCATCGTCTGGATCACTTACGCCGTGGTGTTCTTCGGCACCATCGTCAAGCGTAAAACCAAGCACATCTATGTGGGCAACTGGTTCTACGGTGCCTTCATCCTGGTTACTGCGATGCTGCACATCGTCAACAGTGCTGCCGTTCCGGTCAGCCTGTTCAAGTCCTACTCGGCTTACGCCGGTGCGACTGACGCGATGATTCAGTGGTGGTACGGCCACAACGCCGTAGGCTTCTTCCTGACCACCGGTTTCCTGGGGATGATGTACTACTTCGTACCCAAGCAGGCTGAGCGTCCGATCTACTCCTATCGTCTGTCCATCGTGCACTTCTGGGCACTGATCACCCTGTACATCTGGGCCGGTCCGCACCACCTGCACTACACCGCACTGCCGGATTGGGCACAGTCCCTGGGTATGGCGATGTCGATCATTCTCCTGGCACCCAGCTGGGGCGGTATGATCAACGGCATGATGAGCCTGTCGGGCGCCTGGCATAAGCTGCGTACCGACCCAATCCTGCGTTTCCTGGTGGTATCGCTGGCGTTCTACGGCATGTCGACCTTCGAAGGCCCGATGATGGCAATCAAGACCGTCAACGCCCTGTCCCACTACACCGACTGGACCATCGGCCACGTACACGCCGGCGCTCTCGGCTGGGTTGCGATGATTTCCATCGGCGCCCTGTATCACCTGCTGCCGAAAGTCTTTGGTCGTCCGCAGATGCACAGCGTTGGCCTGATCAACGCGCACTTCTGGCTGGCCACCATCGGCACCGTGCTGTACATCGCCTCGATGTGGGTCAACGGCATCACCCAGGGTCTGATGTGGCGCGCAGTCAACGAAGACGGCACGCTCACCTACTCCTTCGTTGAAGCGCTGGAAGCCAGCCACCCCGGTTACGTGGTGCGCATGATCGGCGGCGCCTTCTTCGTCGCTGGCATGCTGCTGATGGCTTACAACACCTACCGCACCGTGCGTGCCGCCAAGGCTTCTGAATACGAAGCGGCTGCACAGATTCCTGCCGGAGTAGCGCACTGA